Genomic window (Danio rerio strain Tuebingen ecotype United States chromosome 24, GRCz12tu, whole genome shotgun sequence):
GGGCAGCATGCAATGGCATCAGTGATGTTCACCCTACAATGTTCCCTGCCTACTTCTGCATCATATGAGCTGTCTAACTAGCTTATCACCTAGACAGCATGTTTTTGTGCTTTGCAGTGAGCTTACTACCTAGGGAATTACAATGATCTGCCCACTTACTcataatttagcttacctagGGGTGTGTTGTGTTTTTGCTATACAGAAAGCATTTTAGGGATTTTTTGGGTGAGATATACAGCATCTATGTCCACACAGACAGCATGCCATGGCATCAATGTGATGGTCACCATAACGTTACAATGTGCCCTGCCTACTTCTGCATCATATTTTAGGTATCACACTAAAATCATGTACACTTGTGATAATTAGCTGATGATTTGGGACACGGACAATGATGAATTGGCACATACCTGCTCTTTTCTCTTCTGCCAGCGGCCGCAGGGACTCTCCTCCACGATTTCACTCTCATCCTCGCTCTCCTCTTCTTTCTCCTCGGATCCAGAGTTTCTCTCCGGGACTGACATGGTCATTATATGCCACAAGAACACGGTAAAACAGTCGTCGCGCCTCGGTAAAAGAACCTCAGAAGAAGAGCGTTGAAATGACGCGCTGTTTCGCGATAGTCCACTGACATTATCTCCTGTCAGGAACAACTGATGtcgtatatatttttaatattccaTCAAAtcaagaagaaaagaaaatgtttttgcaTATTCAGAATAATAGctgttaaaatagtttaaaaataaaatgtcctCTCATACAGCAGTTTACCGCTTTGAAACGACACACAAACACGCCGAGTGCAACTGTTGGCACACAGATTACCGTAATCAGCAGAGACAACACGACTGTtgaaaaaggtaaataaatacacaaaagatTTTCTCTTCCGAATCAAACAGAGAAAATCACGATGTTTTAGACAAATTATTGTCTTTGTAAAATGACTACGTATCTATGTGTTAAATACATAAAGAGAGTAACGTTAGCAAGCAGTTAGAAATGTTAGCTACAGCTTTAAATTACATTATAGTTCCTCTGAATGAACAGAAAATGAACGACTATCACTCATTTTGACTACAATTTCCGAAATACAGTGACTAAAATGTCGTGCAGTGTCGAAGTTAGTACACTcagtagtttatatatataaaaattcttgTCAGGCATACCTAAAACAAGTCATTTAATCACAATACGTTTTTAGTAGGCTACAAATTGTAAACTAATAAACTGATACTTTAGTTGTACATATTTTTACAAGGTGGTttcaatattttacattaaaggcaTTTAATAAAATATCTTAAACTGTGTTTGATTAGATTATGATAAGAAATGTTCCTTGAGCTTAAAATCCACATATTaggatgatttctgaaggatcacttGACACTGAAAACTTAtataattcgttcattcattttcctttagcttagttctTTCATTAATCAggcgtcaccacagcagaatgaaccaccaacttatccagcatatgttttaaacagcggatgccctttcagccacaatccattactgggaaacaacactcattcacacacatacagccaattcagcttattcaattcacccatagtgcatgtctttggacttgaaaccggagcatccagaggaaacccacaccaacacaggaaaaacatgcaaactccacacagaaacgccaactggtccagcagggactcgaaccagcaacctttttgctgtgaggcaacagtgctaaccactgagccaccgtgtcacccaaaaCTGATATAATGGTGCTACAAATTCAGCATTTGATCACAGATATAAAATATACTCGCAGAAGAAGGctgttttttttcaaattataaactattttacaatttatatttaGTTGTGCACAGTACATGTGCTGCATATAATCTTTTCTCAGTATAATAACCATCACTGTTTTCTTGTCTACAGAGAAATTTAAGAATCTTCAAGTATAATTATGATATCAGTTGAAGTTAATCTATTAAAAGAACTGAAAAAGCCTGTTTGATGAATGAAAAGAAAGATCAAATGACTCGGGAATATACTAACTTGTTATTTAAAGTCATTTAGGTTTGCAGAAAGGTGCTGTCCGTGGTTCTGACCAAACACTGAACAATGTATACATGTTTAATTTCATTATAAAAGTCATGCAATGTAGTGGAAGCACCAACATTTCaatatacatacaaaataaagatgCATTTAGTTATAGTTGCAAACATGcatgcaattcttttttttttatctaatataattaatattttgataCATTCTCTGTATTTTTTCACACAAACCCTAGTCCACTTTCTTTGTAATTAGACAGAACACACAAACCTCCAAAGTGAGAACTGAATGACCCGGACATGATGCCAGCAAACACTTACAAAAGTGCAACAGTTCAGCCAAGGGATAAACAAATGCCTGGCTAAAAATGTCTCTTGTTATtgttacattttataaatgatgCTCTGAGCTGTCATAGCAATTTACGGTCAAATCAGCCTCGTTAATTAAGATTGAAAAAGTGCTGGAAGAGATGGTTTGTGTCTGAGTGAAGCTGTATTTGGTATTGCTAcaataatgaatgaaaacaaactgCAGTTACATTTAGGAAGGTAATGCTCATTATGATAAGCGTTGACTTTATACCATTAACATAACATTAGAATTTAATCTAATGTATTTTAGGGGAATAAATCAAAGCTCAAAATGTTATCACtctttgttttggaaaaaaaacccaaattttattattacttgtttttaaaaaaacatttaagttcaaaaactaatctgagtacagtgaacttaatccatttgagtaaacaaagcaatttaagcacagtaaaacccaataaataaagagaactcaaaccaactgagtactgtaaaaccaaataaggcaactcaaatatacagttgaagtcaggattattagccccctaaattattagcccccgttaatttttttccccaacttctgtttaatggagagcagattaaaacatagttttaatagctcatttctaataactgatttattttatctttgccatgatgacagtaaataatatttgactagatatttttcaagacacttctatacagcttaaagtgacgtttaaaggcttaactaggttaattagattaactaggccgattagggtaattaggcaagtcattgtataattctgtagactatcgaatatatatatatatagcttaaagggactaataattgaccttaaaatggttttaaaaaaaaattaaaagctgcttttattttagctgaaataaaacaaataagactttctccagaagaaaaatattatcagagttactgtgaacatttccttgcttaattttaagaaatattttaaaaagtttaaaaaaaaatcaaagggggtcttataattctgactatttattattattttatattttacatttctaatagattattttttatcattttaaaaattggcgacacagtggcacagtaggtagtgctgtcgccagactcgccacacagcaagaaggtcattcctccgggtgctctggtttcccccacagtccaaagacatgagatacattggaatgaataaatgaattttaataattctatataactgtaaatatttatataatacctaatttatatatttgtgtatacatcatatatacataatatttttattaaaaaaaatgataaaacattgTAAGGCACAATatgttgtataaatattttattcactcattcattttcttttcggctcgaaccagcgaccttcttgctgtgaggtgacagcactacctactgcgtcacctattttattagtttgaatatatatatatatatatatatatatatatatatatatatatatatatatatatatatatatatattttttttttttttttttttttttacaaagcatCATAAAAAGGCACAATATTTAGGGCTGGATAACACATTTCCTCCTTTTTTTCTTGAAAGGTGTTCATTTCTGAACCCGTTTACCTTAAGGTTGAAAGAAAAATCTAAGAAATACCTTCATTTACTAACAATACCCGATGCATGAATCAAGAGAATCATTGAGAAAAACATAAAACAGGCTAATTTTAATGTTAgcatgaataataaatgaaaaagtaagGACTTAAAAACACATTCTTGTTTAACCTTGTCCAACATAAAAAATTCAtactattacatttttaatgattaGTGTCCTATTGAATACTAATTAAACATTCTGAttattgaaacaaaacaaataaatggcACTCATAATAACTACTGCCACTAATCTAAGATGCACAGTAAAAAAtctgtattgaaatgatgatgtACAATGCAAAGATGCCTACAGTATTACTGAATACATCAAAATCGGTTCTTTAAAAAGTGACATTAAAGAAATACGATGTGATCTTCTACGGCTTTATCGCTGCTAGGAGAGATGGAGATCCATTAGTGTAGctcatttttttgcagtgatCAATTCTCGTATTCAACAAGTCctgaaatgataaaaataatagttattattcaCTGATTACcatcaaaacaaacattaaatatgCATTTCCGTTCAAATATATTGAGAACGATTTCATTTACAGTATGATGGTTTTCTTATAATACACTAATAAagaaaatacattcaaataaatctTATTTGTGACCCTGCACCAAAACAAGTCATAGGTAATAATTTACAATGAGATTAAGAGATCAcagaaaagctgaataaataagctttcttaATGTTTCTTTGTCAATCTTTGTCAGAACAGAAGAATATTTGGCTGATGTTTATGTTTTATCATgcttatgacagatttatgacaagttttgttatCTTGGTAATGTGCAGTTGTCATGACAGACAAAAACAGCTTGTGATGTATTTACTCATGTCAAGTTGTCGTAACAAACAATGCTATCTTTGCATATAATGTGTCATAAACGAGTGAATAatactaaagagacagttgttataagcatgaaAAAACTCATTCAGGTGTGTCATGTAATGATTATAAAGTTTTCTTCATGAACACCCATTCAAGTAAAGTGTTGCCTTACtacaactaaataataatattaccctttgattatccaaaaaaaaagttcatccaaaaaaatgtaaattttttaacCTTTAACATTTTGTAACCTTATCTTGTTCAAAaacatgtttgactttctttcttttattaataacaaaagaagatCTTCATGTGTCTCTATGTGTTACTGCTGTAAGTGAATataaagttttgggtgaactatccctttaagacacaggtgtcaaactcatttccaaaagggccgcagctctgcacagttcagttccaaccctaattaaacacacctgatcaaactaattgagtccttcaggcttgtttgaaacctacaggtaagtgtgttggggcagggttggaactaaactgtgcagggcttcggccctccaggaattgagtttgacacccctgctttaagaggattaaaaaaaatctaaaatattataaaaatattctttaattttttttctgaagttAGAAAATGGTACTTAAAATAAATTTCTTCTTAAGAATGTTTCCTAAATCTAACATTGGAGTCACATTTTTCCAAAATGTTTTCATTGCACAGAATAACTGAACATGGGACCTGATTTCCAGGAAATGATTATTCAAGTTTGCACAACATTGTTTCCTTGAAAATGCAACCCTTGTCTGAATTGCATCAAATGTTTCAGATTTCGGTTTGTCTTTAAAACGTAAACAAACCAAGCCCAAGTTAAGCTAAATGCTTCAGTATCGTATAATCATAAACTTTGtgaaaaatgacaacaaaatcAAGTCCAATAGTTCAAAAATCTGTTTGTAAATGCTGAAATGTCACTGtgcaatgtttacagtgatgTGGGGTGAATGACCTGTGTGAGCTGTGGTTTGTGAATGCAGTGGATGTACGGCTTCGGTTCATTCTGTATCTCTCCATTGTAGATCTTATAGCAGATCCCACAGTCAATCAGAGGCTGCAAACAGATGATCAATATTATGACTATTATCCATCGCATTCATATCAACTCATTTCATCAATTACATTCATATCAACACATTTCAGACTCGGCTCAAAACTTTTCTCAAAACTATGGCTAAAAAGTTCTCATCAATTTATGaccattaataataaatgttttttaaaggggagaGTTCACAAACAcagaatgaaaatttactcaccctcaagtggtttcaaacatttatgagtttctattctgcaaaagaagatattctgaagaatgttggtaaccggtaaccatcgacttccatagtaggaaaaacaaatgctatgaaagTTAATGGTTATCGGTTTCCAATAttttaatatcttcttttgtgttctacggaagaaagaaactcaaacaggtttatgttgaatgaagggtgagtaaatgctgacagaattattatttttttgtggttgaactgttcctttaacattattaaagggatagttcaccacaaaaaatgacaatttactcactCAAGCAATTCCAAAGCTTTAAGAGTTTCTCTTTTGccaaagtagatattttgaagaatgttagaaactggtaacaattgacttccatagtaggaaaaacaaatggaagtcaatggtaaccggtttccaatatttttttttttatctttttttgtgtttaatggatgaaagaaactcaaacatgtttttgACAAGTGAAGGGTAATTAAATGaccacagtatttacatttttgggtaaacctttaacaatattaaagggatagttcaaaaaaaaaaatacatttacttactgtttatttgatcttaagtggttacaaacctttaagagtttctcttttgccaaagaagatattttgaagaatgttagaaaccggtaaccattgacttccattgtaggaaaaacaaatgctattgaagtcaatggtcaACAATTTTGAAtatctttcaaaatatcttcgtgttctatgaaaaaaaaaaaactcaaaacaggTTTCTGATGAGTGATGGGTGAATAAATGCTGACACAATATTTTTggtggggtgaactgtccctttaacaatattaaagggatagttcaccaccaaaaatgaaaattttggtttcaaacctttatgagtttctattttgcaaaaaaaaatagattaaaaaaagatatttttaaaaatgttagcaaccagtaacctttgacttccatagtagaaaaaacaaatactatgaaaggcaacggttacaggtttttaatattattggaaatatattatttttgtgttcaacagaagaaagaaactcaaacatgtttttaGACcagtgaatggtgagtaaatgacagaattttctaatttgggtgaactatccctttaaaaaaatattcttcaAATGTAGGCAagattaaatatataaagaaacaaCAGAATACTTTTAGAAACACACTAGTGCTCTTTATATACATTACACATTTTACACAATATAACTGCAAGAAAAATCTATTAAAGTCATTTCAATTTATTCAATTCTGTAGCAACTTACCCTGTCATTTCTGAAAGCACATTTAGTCGGGTTTGGATCTTTAGTTCCTTTAGGGCATCTGGTGGCTTTCAGGTTAAAGTGATGAAAAGGATAACTCACACCAAATCCACCCTACAACAAACCAGATTATAATGCGATTCATCATGGAATTCAAGCTTTAACATGTCTAAGCATTAACCCatatttttaaccctttaacttccACTCCAAGAATTCTTTTTGGTTTAATTGTGTTCTTGGCACCACTCTAAGCTaattttgatttttcttttaataataacCTACAGTATGGACAAAAGGTCAACCAGACAGATATGGTGgctgttaaagggttaaaatacattgttattaatacattttcattgaATGAATGCAACTTCCACAATCAAAAGATTTATGTTAGTTATAATTAACTTTAGcaactgtatatttaatatataattacgTAATATGACATTAATGCAAAATTTACAGCAAATATAGATTATATTGGTTTGTTAGTGTACCCATCTTCCAATGGCTACTCCCGGCAGGTAAACGTGCTATGtaataaagcgcaaatcatctcagaccggATTCTTATTATACATTACAATGAGTTGactctactcaaatggcctccacagtcaccagatctcaatccgatagagcacctttgggatgtggtggaacaagagattcacatcatggatgtgcagccgacaaatctgcagcaactgtgtgatgttatcatgttaatatggaactaaatctctgaggaatattactatgaccttgtttaatctatgtcatggaggattaaagcagttctgaaggcaaaagagggtccagcccttgtactagtaagttgtacctgATAAAGTGACAAGTGAGTGTATATTAGCTATATAACATTTTGCTAATGAATGCTACATCACATTAAACTGATAATCTGTGATACATAccgtagtatactttagtttttactacagtaaactggtgtATGTAGTTGTAGAAAACGTACTTGTtactaatttgtttattttactatatgTTTACAACGTTTTATTaccacaacaacaataaaattacCTTAACTATAAGTACATTACAATAGTGAagctcaaaaacactagtatttactacAAAACACTATAATATTTGTTAGTGTtttataagtaaaataaacaaaacattttaaataagcacTTAAGGTGGCTTCTAATTAAAATTGGGGTAAAGTTGcttttaaattcatatgtttAGACTTTTACCTTCTTAATATAACTTAATGAAAGTGTAAGGAAATACGAAAATCATATTAGCACTCAATCACtatcaaaatacaacattgttcaaTTAAATATTGCTAATGTAGTTTTGAAGTCAGACTTGCAtgtatttcagaccgaatattcaaagcagCATGGTAAAGTGAACTGAATGTAGGAATATAACagcaactttacctcagtatAATTTAAAAGGTGTCAAATGAAGTCACTTACGTCGATTTCAGACTTGTCCAGACTCCTGAAGAAGAGAAAAACGCTTTTGATGGTCTGGTGCGAGTTAATCTGCTCTACAGCCATTTCAACACCTTTCCTGTGGTTTTCGGAAAGTTTGCTGAGATCCTCCTGAGCCTCCGACGAGTCCAGAAACAGTCCAGCACTGACCAGCATGAAGAGCAGAAACACGGGCATCTTTATCCAGTACTGAAATGCCGGTTTTTAATAAGGAGCTTCAGAGAAATGCAGACGCCGAGAGCTGCGCTGAGGTTGTGCAATCAGGAGGTGTTTTTGTGGAGGAGAGTCATTTTTCCTCCCTTTGTTTGCCTGTTTTTACTTTCACTTCCAGAGGGAATATGAATTAAGTAGTTTGGGAGATTAGAGTGCCATCCAGTGGAGGACAGTCAATGAATTTATGTTGCTGGATATTATTGTTATAATCAGTGTTGGGCATTATTTTCACTaattatgatggcatagcagtcaaaataggacgaatgagctcatgtatgggacaaattctagatctttgtcagtgaggggtgggtctttcttCCGAACctccctggctacaggcctgaagaGTTACAGAATGTTTTATGCTTATAtagtaaatatgtttttaaaattttggcTGCAAAAGCGCACATACAGGTGTTTCAggcgcaggtcagattttctccaggtcataaattattttgtttatataaattttgtctaaaaaaattattatagtttcatctggaatgcatccTAGATCACCTTTTGAAGTGGTTTGAGCAATCGGAtaccaaacagcctcaaaaacacagacgtgacgggaatatatattgaataaaaatatattatattaattatattataaatatatcatataatattaaactacataaataattaaaaggacaaatgctggaccttttggccgtGGGGGTGGTTAGCAGCAACTGACATGCTTTtaggttatgtgaccgctagatggcggtCTTGTATAATAAAGCTTACCATTACTAGGAGTTTGTAAGTCATGTTGTGTCCTAGCCGGGCTCACTTTCTGTTCTATGTCCCGCATCTTTAATTATATTAatctgtctccatattctactgcatcccagaacattacacagcaccaaaaatgtgaaaatatatattcaaaatatttaatacGTTTTTGTCCACAGCCGACCGCAACTCGCCGTGACTAATATACCCCAGCCTGTGTGCTCCAATGGGGTGCGCTCTCTTCAGCGTTCACCATGACAACGACTCACAGCAGTGACGTgtcttgtaaaaatttgcatctgcattcctataaagctcgtcggTTCTCTCTCAGCGTTGTCAGTTCGCTCAGTGTTGCTGTTTGTAattgaccaaggtgagttcaataccgacgGTACTAGTGGAGCCACGACAATCTCACGAAGTCCGGTTCGTGAAGCTTCACTCGGGCCCGTCTGTGCAGTAGTTCCTTGCAGTTTGCGTACATAATCGCAATGTCGCGAAGaatattacgtgtttgttgctcgaaatgtgccgccgagcTACATCTAGTGAACACTGGCACGGCCTGGCGCCCGGTTTTCTCGTGCACTCCGTGGGGCGAGGTGGcttttgagccctaggcagggaacaaACAACCCCTGAGGACCCTAAGGGAAACACGggaggccggtagtgggacctcactgcgagggttatggtgggtgggagcagcgaggcccactcatcgcctattttaaactatagttttaaactttagtttactatagtttgaaatggAAACCATGGCAACTGTGatgatttaactttatgcaaagagcttagaatgaccaagaggcgacactcaataggtcattagcgatcggctgtccattggatttcattgctgtcgcgatggcaagcagctgctttgtttttaattaattaattcaaaaagcgcgttaaaGCTGAGAGATGACAATACGACACTT
Coding sequences:
- the zgc:195173 gene encoding uncharacterized protein LOC792613 precursor, with the protein product MPVFLLFMLVSAGLFLDSSEAQEDLSKLSENHRKGVEMAVEQINSHQTIKSVFLFFRSLDKSEIDGGFGVSYPFHHFNLKATRCPKGTKDPNPTKCAFRNDRPLIDCGICYKIYNGEIQNEPKPYIHCIHKPQLTQDLLNTRIDHCKKMSYTNGSPSLLAAIKP